A window of the Sphaerobacter thermophilus DSM 20745 genome harbors these coding sequences:
- a CDS encoding pyridoxamine 5'-phosphate oxidase family protein: MSERVPSARQDEPRASRPWMKGYGVPAEADGMLDWTFAVERLERARNYWVTTAAPTGQPHAVPVWGAWVNGAVYFSTAPTTRTARNLAANPAVAVHLESGDEVVALEGEARPVTAMDEATFARLGDALRTKYGEEPPDSPEGFYVLRPRVAYGWTLAAFPKSVTRWQFNGAS; encoded by the coding sequence ATGAGCGAGCGGGTACCCAGCGCACGGCAGGACGAGCCGCGGGCCAGTCGGCCATGGATGAAAGGGTACGGTGTCCCGGCCGAGGCGGACGGGATGCTCGACTGGACGTTCGCCGTGGAACGGCTGGAGCGGGCCCGCAACTACTGGGTCACCACGGCCGCGCCGACGGGGCAGCCGCATGCGGTCCCGGTCTGGGGCGCCTGGGTGAACGGCGCGGTCTACTTCTCCACGGCGCCGACGACGCGCACGGCGCGCAACCTGGCGGCGAACCCGGCCGTCGCGGTGCACCTGGAGAGCGGCGATGAGGTGGTCGCGCTCGAGGGTGAAGCCCGGCCGGTGACGGCGATGGACGAGGCGACCTTCGCCCGACTGGGCGACGCCCTCCGCACGAAGTACGGCGAGGAGCCGCCCGACAGCCCCGAGGGGTTCTATGTCCTGCGCCCGCGTGTCGCCTACGGCTGGACCCTCGCCGCGTTCCCCAAGAGCGTCACCCGCTGGCAGTTCAACGGGGCGTCGTAA
- a CDS encoding XRE family transcriptional regulator, with product MERAAGLGARLRAAREWAGLTQEEAASALGVTHALISYWENDRRTPGLGHLTRLAEIYGTTVTNLLDPAHEEPAGPQPALLFRDLRDLAPQTQVRLRQWIAFLDDWADLLDECGDVLPGPGQPPVKAWQRARPITDVQRAPSLAVDARKYYGLGLDAIPDLQTFLDQQGILVYRVALDPLDVPGSISGAFCNHPRLGFCVLVNTNTTPGRQTFTLAHEFAHALFHSQVAAVLCRAGSKDPRERFADRFAAHFLVPEEGLLRVIGLPGDRPVTDPRLVIHLQRYFGVSYATMLNRLLDEGYLTSERYEEYRQLSPAALAASLGLERDPYQRAVLASNAVTLESFPPSVLERVREMVESDELSPAGAASLLRVSQEAILQRLLAAPRPADKDEEREFDELPAPATSVA from the coding sequence ATGGAGCGAGCAGCGGGGTTGGGCGCACGACTGCGTGCCGCCCGCGAGTGGGCAGGTCTCACCCAGGAGGAAGCAGCCAGCGCGCTGGGTGTCACCCACGCGCTGATCTCCTATTGGGAGAACGATCGACGCACACCGGGACTGGGCCATCTGACCCGACTGGCGGAGATCTACGGCACGACGGTCACCAATCTGCTGGATCCTGCTCATGAAGAGCCCGCCGGACCGCAGCCGGCTCTCCTGTTCCGCGACCTGCGCGACCTTGCGCCGCAGACCCAGGTCAGACTGCGTCAATGGATCGCCTTCCTCGACGACTGGGCCGACTTGCTCGATGAATGTGGCGATGTGCTGCCTGGACCGGGACAGCCTCCTGTCAAGGCATGGCAGCGCGCCCGGCCAATTACCGACGTGCAGCGCGCACCGTCGCTGGCCGTCGATGCCCGCAAGTACTACGGTCTCGGGCTTGACGCGATCCCCGATCTCCAAACGTTCCTCGATCAGCAGGGGATTCTGGTGTATCGCGTCGCTCTCGACCCGCTCGATGTGCCGGGCAGCATCTCCGGGGCTTTCTGCAATCACCCACGGCTTGGGTTCTGTGTCCTTGTCAATACCAACACGACACCGGGCCGGCAGACGTTTACCCTGGCACACGAATTCGCACATGCGTTGTTTCACAGCCAGGTAGCAGCGGTATTGTGCCGCGCGGGCAGCAAGGATCCCCGGGAGCGATTTGCCGACCGATTTGCCGCGCACTTCCTCGTGCCGGAGGAGGGTCTGCTCCGCGTCATAGGACTGCCCGGGGATCGTCCGGTGACCGACCCGCGTTTGGTCATTCATCTGCAGCGGTACTTCGGCGTGAGCTATGCGACCATGCTGAACCGGCTGCTGGACGAAGGCTATCTGACCTCGGAACGGTACGAGGAATACCGGCAACTCAGCCCGGCCGCGCTGGCAGCGAGTCTGGGATTGGAGCGTGACCCCTACCAGCGCGCGGTCTTAGCGTCCAACGCCGTCACGCTGGAGAGCTTCCCACCGTCGGTGCTGGAGCGCGTGAGGGAGATGGTCGAGTCCGACGAACTAAGTCCCGCTGGGGCAGCATCGCTGCTCCGCGTCTCACAGGAAGCAATTCTGCAGCGACTCCTGGCGGCGCCGCGACCAGCAGACAAGGACGAGGAGCGGGAGTTCGACGAACTTCCCGCGCCGGCTACCTCAGTGGCGTGA
- the hemW gene encoding radical SAM family heme chaperone HemW: MTAPLPADAPLGVYIHIPFCTRICPYCDFNTYARQEHLIPEYVEALIGEMDLTLAAIGPRPAQSIFFGGGTPSLLPPELVARLIDAVRERFPLPDDAEVSLEANPETIDAATLDGFLQAGVNRISLGVQTQQARGLKVLGRAHKPDVPERALAAARAAGVDNFSVDFIFGWPNQTMAEWEDDLDSILRWQPDHLSLYSLIVEPGTPYERAVQRGILTVPDEDTTADMYERALDRLAAAGWHHYEISNWARTPEHRSRHNLLYWRNGHYLGLGAGAHAHLDNVRSSNIRLPAKYIAAVREGRLPIDEREELDETTAMAETMMLGLRLPEEGVSAAAFAARHGRELEEIYGRELTDLTDAGLLYWDGAHVRLTRRGLLLANEVAARFLPEPARAG, encoded by the coding sequence GTGACCGCGCCGCTGCCGGCCGACGCCCCGCTCGGGGTCTACATCCACATCCCCTTCTGCACCCGCATTTGTCCCTACTGCGACTTCAACACCTACGCCCGGCAGGAACACCTGATCCCGGAATACGTGGAGGCGCTGATCGGGGAGATGGATCTGACCCTGGCGGCGATCGGCCCCCGCCCGGCGCAGTCGATCTTCTTCGGCGGCGGCACGCCGTCGCTCCTCCCGCCGGAGCTCGTCGCGCGGCTGATCGACGCGGTACGGGAGCGCTTCCCCCTGCCCGACGACGCCGAGGTGTCGCTCGAAGCCAATCCCGAGACGATCGACGCCGCGACGCTCGACGGCTTCCTCCAGGCCGGTGTGAACCGAATCAGCCTCGGGGTGCAGACGCAGCAGGCGCGCGGGCTGAAGGTGCTCGGCCGCGCCCACAAGCCCGACGTGCCGGAGCGGGCGCTGGCCGCGGCCCGAGCGGCCGGGGTGGACAACTTCAGCGTGGATTTCATCTTCGGCTGGCCCAACCAGACGATGGCCGAATGGGAGGACGACCTGGACAGCATCCTCCGCTGGCAGCCGGACCACCTGTCGCTGTACTCGCTGATCGTCGAGCCGGGCACGCCCTACGAGCGGGCCGTCCAGCGCGGCATCCTGACCGTGCCCGACGAGGACACGACCGCTGACATGTACGAGCGCGCGCTCGACCGGCTCGCCGCGGCCGGCTGGCACCACTACGAGATCTCCAACTGGGCGCGCACCCCGGAGCACCGCTCACGGCACAACCTGCTCTACTGGCGCAACGGGCACTACCTCGGCCTCGGCGCCGGGGCACACGCCCACCTCGACAACGTCCGCTCCAGCAACATCCGCCTGCCGGCCAAGTACATCGCCGCCGTGCGCGAGGGCCGGTTGCCCATCGACGAGCGCGAGGAGTTGGACGAGACCACGGCCATGGCCGAGACGATGATGCTCGGCCTGCGGCTGCCCGAGGAGGGCGTCTCCGCCGCGGCCTTCGCCGCCCGCCACGGCCGGGAGCTGGAGGAGATCTACGGCCGGGAACTCACCGACCTGACCGATGCCGGCCTCCTTTACTGGGACGGCGCGCACGTCCGCCTCACCCGCCGCGGCCTCCTCCTCGCCAACGAAGTCGCCGCCCGCTTCCTCCCCGAGCCCGCGCGGGCGGGGTAG
- a CDS encoding PIG-L deacetylase family protein translates to MADLPDATRVLIVGAHPDDPDFFCGGTVARWTAAGATVSYVVVTSGDKGMPDPSLDPVAFSRMREAEQEASARTLGVTNVTFLRLTDGEVFDTLELRALLTAEIRRFRPDLIVTHDPLTRRYRQHPDHRAVGAATLAAAFPACRLATFFPEQVAAGLSPHVVGRALLFGSDQPDTFVDIAPVFDRKVAALEQHASQASAFPGGLHTRVRQWAEDAGRPAGLALAEAFLSVDLE, encoded by the coding sequence ATGGCCGATCTACCTGACGCCACCCGGGTCTTGATCGTCGGGGCGCACCCGGACGACCCCGACTTCTTCTGCGGCGGGACGGTCGCGCGCTGGACCGCGGCCGGCGCAACCGTCAGCTACGTCGTCGTCACCTCCGGCGACAAGGGCATGCCCGACCCCAGCCTCGATCCGGTGGCCTTCAGCCGCATGCGCGAGGCCGAGCAAGAGGCGTCCGCTCGCACGCTCGGGGTGACCAACGTTACCTTCCTGCGCCTGACCGACGGCGAGGTGTTCGACACCCTGGAGCTGCGCGCCCTCCTGACCGCCGAGATCCGGCGCTTCCGCCCCGACCTGATCGTGACCCACGACCCGCTGACGCGCCGCTACCGCCAGCACCCGGACCACCGCGCCGTCGGCGCGGCGACGCTCGCCGCCGCCTTCCCCGCCTGCCGGCTGGCGACCTTCTTCCCGGAGCAGGTCGCGGCGGGGCTGTCGCCGCACGTCGTCGGCCGCGCGCTCCTCTTCGGCAGCGACCAGCCCGACACCTTCGTCGACATCGCCCCGGTCTTCGACCGGAAGGTCGCGGCCCTGGAGCAGCACGCCAGCCAGGCGTCCGCCTTCCCCGGCGGCCTCCACACCCGGGTACGCCAGTGGGCCGAAGACGCGGGCCGCCCCGCCGGCCTGGCGCTCGCCGAGGCATTCCTGTCAGTCGATCTGGAGTAG
- a CDS encoding ArnT family glycosyltransferase: protein MGARPGADVVTTEPVDTGRRVLLGANAILALLAAVKLAAHLAVAGNYGYFRDELYYIAAGRHLAFGYVEFPPLIALLAALVRVTVGESLVALHVVPALAGTALVVVTGLIARALGGGAFAQGLAALGALVATVMLAMGSLFSMDSLDQLWWALAAYVLVRLIKEERPRLWLLFGLVAGIGLATKVTIAAFGFAVVVGLLLTPARRLLFTRWLWLGGLVAFAFALPYIIWNAVNGWPTIEFWGNYGGKLTESSPVGFLLEQVLSVNPVTLPLWLAGLAFFLRAPQGRPERALGLAFLILLVLFALTGAKPYFLAPAYPMLLAGGAVAIEQATRRGGVRSIRVAYPALLLLSGVLTAPIALPILAPDTWVRYYGFVTGATAQEQVHEGGALPQWLGDRFGWEVMVETVAGVYQGLPVEERARACIFTANYGEAGAIDFFGPAHGLPRAISGHNTYYLWGPGDCTGEVVISVGYTPAELDAIFDDVTQAATVTCEVCMPEEANVPILVARGLRQPMDQIWPQAKHFN, encoded by the coding sequence ATGGGGGCACGACCAGGCGCAGACGTGGTCACAACCGAGCCGGTGGACACGGGCCGGCGGGTGCTGCTGGGCGCGAACGCGATCCTGGCCCTGCTGGCCGCGGTGAAGCTGGCCGCACACCTGGCCGTGGCGGGGAACTACGGCTACTTCCGGGACGAGCTCTACTACATCGCTGCGGGGCGGCACCTTGCCTTCGGGTACGTTGAATTCCCGCCGCTCATCGCCCTGCTCGCGGCGCTGGTCCGGGTGACGGTGGGTGAGTCGCTGGTGGCGCTCCATGTCGTGCCGGCGCTGGCCGGGACCGCGCTGGTGGTGGTAACCGGGTTGATCGCGCGGGCGCTGGGCGGCGGGGCCTTCGCGCAGGGGCTGGCGGCGCTGGGCGCGCTGGTCGCCACGGTCATGCTCGCCATGGGCTCGCTCTTTTCGATGGACTCGCTCGATCAGCTCTGGTGGGCGCTGGCGGCCTACGTCCTGGTGCGGTTGATCAAGGAGGAGCGGCCGCGGCTATGGCTCCTGTTCGGGCTGGTGGCCGGTATCGGGTTGGCGACCAAGGTCACCATCGCAGCCTTCGGCTTCGCGGTCGTCGTCGGGCTGCTGCTCACACCTGCTCGCCGGCTCCTCTTCACGCGCTGGCTCTGGCTGGGTGGGCTGGTGGCATTCGCTTTCGCCCTCCCCTACATCATTTGGAACGCGGTCAACGGCTGGCCCACGATTGAGTTCTGGGGCAACTACGGCGGCAAGCTGACCGAGAGCTCGCCGGTCGGCTTCCTGCTGGAGCAGGTCCTTTCCGTGAATCCCGTGACGCTGCCGCTGTGGCTTGCCGGACTCGCCTTCTTCCTGCGCGCTCCGCAGGGCCGCCCCGAGCGCGCGCTCGGGCTGGCCTTCCTCATCCTCCTCGTGCTGTTTGCCCTCACCGGCGCCAAGCCGTACTTCCTGGCACCGGCCTACCCGATGCTTCTCGCCGGGGGCGCGGTGGCCATCGAGCAGGCGACGCGGCGCGGGGGTGTGCGCAGTATCCGCGTCGCCTACCCGGCCCTGCTGCTCCTGAGCGGGGTGCTGACGGCTCCGATCGCCCTGCCGATCCTCGCACCGGATACCTGGGTCCGCTATTACGGCTTCGTGACCGGCGCGACGGCGCAGGAGCAGGTGCATGAGGGCGGGGCCCTGCCCCAGTGGCTCGGCGACCGGTTCGGCTGGGAGGTGATGGTGGAGACGGTCGCGGGAGTCTACCAGGGGCTGCCGGTCGAGGAGCGCGCCCGCGCCTGCATCTTCACCGCGAACTACGGCGAGGCCGGGGCCATTGACTTCTTCGGTCCGGCGCACGGGCTGCCGCGCGCGATCAGCGGGCACAATACCTACTACCTGTGGGGGCCGGGCGACTGCACGGGCGAGGTCGTCATCTCGGTCGGCTACACGCCCGCTGAACTGGACGCGATCTTCGACGACGTGACGCAGGCGGCGACGGTGACCTGCGAGGTATGCATGCCGGAGGAGGCCAATGTGCCGATCCTGGTCGCCCGTGGGCTGCGTCAGCCGATGGATCAGATCTGGCCGCAGGCGAAGCACTTCAACTGA
- a CDS encoding nitroreductase family deazaflavin-dependent oxidoreductase, protein MSSRLVRTRPRGLVKRLLRLPALLYERDLGWLLGHRFLLLTHRGRTSGRTYRTVLEVLQFDPATRESIVVSAWGRRADWFRNVQAGQAAEVRTGRLRYVPAHRVLSRDEAEAVYTRWEREHPVEARIFPWVLGLDTRGPAARQQALDTVLFVAFRPQDVAEDGRSEH, encoded by the coding sequence ATGTCATCCCGGCTCGTCCGCACCAGGCCACGCGGTCTCGTGAAGCGCCTGTTACGCCTCCCGGCCCTGCTGTACGAGCGTGACCTCGGCTGGCTCCTCGGCCACCGCTTCCTGCTGCTGACCCATCGCGGGCGGACGAGCGGGAGGACCTACCGGACGGTGCTGGAAGTCCTCCAGTTCGACCCGGCGACGCGGGAGAGCATCGTCGTCTCGGCTTGGGGGCGGCGTGCCGACTGGTTCCGCAACGTGCAGGCCGGGCAGGCGGCGGAGGTGCGGACCGGGCGGCTCCGCTACGTGCCGGCCCACCGGGTGCTGTCTCGCGACGAGGCGGAGGCAGTCTACACCCGCTGGGAGCGGGAGCACCCAGTAGAGGCTCGCATCTTCCCCTGGGTGCTCGGCTTGGACACACGCGGCCCGGCCGCGCGGCAGCAGGCCCTCGACACCGTCCTGTTCGTCGCCTTCCGCCCACAGGACGTCGCGGAGGATGGCCGGTCGGAACACTGA
- a CDS encoding HAD family hydrolase, with the protein MSQGVRGVVFDLDGLLVESEEYWEQARREFVSRYGGTWGDDAQQAVMGANTRQWSRYIREAFDIPLTEEEIAAAVIARMQELYHDHLPLLPGAIPAVRALADRYPLAVASSSPPVLIRFVLAEMGVAECFQSVTSSDEVAHGKPAPDVYHLACERLGVAPEQAVAFEDSTAGIAAALAAGLRVIAVPNRSYPPDPDVLRRADLTLPSLEEFDPAVLEQW; encoded by the coding sequence GTGAGCCAGGGTGTCAGAGGCGTGGTGTTCGACCTTGATGGGCTGCTCGTCGAGTCCGAGGAGTACTGGGAGCAGGCCCGCCGGGAGTTCGTCTCCCGCTATGGCGGGACATGGGGTGACGACGCACAGCAGGCAGTGATGGGCGCCAATACCCGCCAGTGGTCGCGGTACATCCGCGAGGCATTCGACATCCCGCTCACCGAGGAGGAGATCGCGGCCGCGGTCATCGCTCGGATGCAGGAGCTCTACCACGACCACCTGCCGCTGCTGCCCGGCGCGATCCCGGCGGTGCGGGCTCTGGCCGATCGCTACCCGCTGGCGGTCGCCTCCTCATCGCCGCCCGTGCTCATCCGCTTCGTCCTGGCGGAGATGGGCGTGGCCGAGTGCTTCCAGTCGGTCACCTCGTCGGACGAAGTCGCGCATGGGAAACCCGCGCCCGATGTCTACCACCTCGCGTGCGAGCGCCTGGGCGTCGCGCCCGAACAGGCGGTGGCCTTCGAGGACTCGACCGCCGGGATCGCCGCGGCGCTCGCCGCCGGGCTGCGTGTCATCGCCGTCCCGAACCGGAGCTACCCGCCGGACCCGGACGTGCTGCGCCGGGCCGACCTCACCCTCCCCTCGCTGGAGGAGTTCGACCCGGCCGTGCTGGAGCAGTGGTAG
- a CDS encoding cobalamin-binding protein has translation MRIVSLLPSTTEICFALGLGDQLVAVTHECDYPPAAQKRPQITRNVLPPDIDDGAEIDRLIRERVLRGESIYELDVELLERLEPDLILTQELCAVCAVSYEDVQAIAQRLPNPPRVVSIEPRTVEEVLDSILTVGSLTRRTVTAKAVVAALRSRIAYIGGRVDSGQAPRRVVCLEWLDPPMVGGHWVPEMVALAGGQDVLGRAGQPSFAVTWEQIRDAEPEVLVLMPCGYDLQGTIAEAERVSRTAGVLPSFLDDIPAVHDGQVYAVDGSGYFNRPGPRIVGGIEILAGILHPERFARGGPPGTVQQIRLGAAEPVR, from the coding sequence ATGCGGATCGTCTCACTCTTGCCAAGCACTACGGAGATCTGCTTCGCGCTCGGCCTGGGCGACCAGCTCGTCGCCGTCACCCACGAGTGCGACTATCCCCCGGCGGCACAGAAGCGGCCGCAGATCACCCGCAACGTTCTGCCGCCTGACATTGACGACGGGGCCGAGATCGACCGGCTTATCCGCGAGCGGGTGCTGCGTGGGGAGTCGATCTATGAGCTGGATGTGGAACTGCTGGAGCGGCTGGAGCCGGACCTGATCCTGACCCAGGAGCTGTGCGCTGTCTGCGCCGTCTCCTACGAGGACGTGCAGGCCATTGCTCAGCGGCTGCCCAACCCGCCCCGCGTCGTCTCGATCGAGCCGCGCACGGTCGAGGAGGTGCTGGACTCGATCCTCACCGTCGGCAGCCTCACCCGGCGCACGGTGACGGCCAAAGCGGTGGTCGCGGCGTTGCGGAGCCGGATCGCGTACATCGGCGGACGGGTTGATTCGGGTCAGGCGCCGCGCCGTGTGGTGTGCCTGGAGTGGCTCGACCCGCCGATGGTCGGCGGCCACTGGGTGCCGGAGATGGTGGCGCTGGCCGGCGGGCAGGACGTGCTCGGCCGGGCAGGACAACCGTCGTTCGCGGTGACCTGGGAGCAGATCCGCGACGCCGAGCCGGAGGTGCTGGTGCTGATGCCCTGCGGCTACGACCTGCAAGGGACGATCGCCGAGGCGGAGCGTGTGTCGCGCACGGCCGGCGTGCTGCCGTCCTTCCTCGACGACATCCCGGCTGTGCACGACGGGCAGGTCTACGCGGTGGACGGCTCCGGCTACTTCAACCGGCCGGGCCCGCGGATCGTCGGCGGGATTGAGATCCTGGCCGGGATTCTCCACCCGGAGCGGTTCGCCCGGGGTGGGCCGCCGGGCACCGTGCAGCAGATCCGGCTGGGGGCTGCGGAGCCGGTCCGGTGA
- a CDS encoding ECF transporter S component — protein sequence MTEQADLMPEVVVRRRGSPVIWAASLVGLLTFTYPFFLPALGRPERLTGRGTEVALLFAVLSVVCLGTILLEVQAGATARGAATSKMVAFLGVLVAVNAALRLIPSLLGASPIFLLIILVGFAYGADFGFLMGALTLLVSAFITGGLGPWLPFQMLAAGWVGMSAGWLPRRGGRRDVVVLAVFGAVWGFLFGAVMNLYFWPFAAPGLEQPAGLYWVPGMSAAETLRTYARFYLVTSLVHDLFRAAANVVLVLLLARPILALLDRFHERFTWQPWEELPAEG from the coding sequence GTGACCGAGCAGGCCGACCTGATGCCCGAAGTAGTGGTGCGGCGGCGTGGCTCACCCGTCATCTGGGCGGCTAGCCTGGTGGGCCTCCTCACCTTCACCTATCCCTTCTTCCTTCCGGCGTTGGGTCGCCCGGAGCGACTGACCGGCCGTGGCACCGAGGTGGCGCTCCTCTTCGCCGTGCTGTCCGTGGTCTGCCTGGGAACCATCCTGCTAGAGGTCCAGGCGGGTGCCACCGCGCGCGGCGCAGCGACGTCGAAGATGGTAGCCTTCCTCGGCGTCCTGGTGGCCGTGAACGCCGCACTGCGCCTGATTCCGAGCCTGCTCGGTGCCTCGCCGATCTTTCTGCTCATCATCCTGGTGGGGTTTGCCTACGGGGCCGACTTCGGCTTCCTGATGGGCGCACTCACCCTGCTCGTCTCGGCCTTCATCACCGGCGGGCTGGGCCCGTGGCTCCCCTTCCAGATGCTGGCTGCGGGCTGGGTCGGGATGAGCGCCGGCTGGTTGCCGCGTCGAGGGGGACGGCGCGATGTGGTGGTGCTGGCCGTGTTCGGCGCCGTCTGGGGGTTCCTCTTCGGTGCGGTGATGAACCTCTACTTCTGGCCCTTTGCCGCGCCCGGGCTGGAGCAGCCGGCCGGGTTGTACTGGGTGCCGGGGATGAGCGCTGCCGAAACGCTGCGGACCTACGCTCGCTTCTACCTCGTGACCTCGCTCGTCCACGACCTCTTCCGTGCCGCGGCCAACGTGGTGCTGGTGCTGCTGCTGGCCCGTCCGATCCTGGCACTGCTCGATCGCTTCCACGAGCGCTTCACCTGGCAGCCGTGGGAGGAACTCCCGGCGGAGGGGTGA